The sequence TTACAAAtgaaaacaacttaaaaataaatcattacCGCCAGAGATACTCTTTTGGCCTCTTTGACAGACTCCATCAATAGTAGGACTTCCTCTTCTTGAGAAGGAAACTCTGGAAATTTCTTGcctgaaacacaaaaaaaatatatatatatatacatatatatatattagcttttGAGACTCCAATTACAATGCCTCACCACAAAAATGGTACATGTTTCCTACCAACAAACTTCTCTATCTGCACAAACCATTCCACCTCATACTGATTCACTAGGGAGATTGCAACACCTGATCTTCCTGCACGAGCAGTTCTTCCAACTCGATGTTTATAATCCTGTGAGTCACTTCAATTAGCAAACCAGAGCATATAGAatattttttggggaaaaaaaaaaaagaagccataATTCTTTCAATAATATCTCGTCTGAAATCTAATCAAACACAATTACGGGAGAGGATGTCTGgatgcataatttttttgtaagtgataaaattttattgaattcgAGGAAATAATCACTTACTATGTGTGCACAAAATACTActgaaaaaaattacataatcaAATAATTACATGCCAAAAAAGGGGAATCAATAAAGTCTACCACAGAATTTGCATCACTTGTGCCTATAATACACGGCCACACTAAACAAGAATATCCAAAAGCTGGATTTCACCTCATGCATGACTTCCAGAAAGCGTAACAAgccccaaaattcaaaaaattatcaagGAAATAATTCAGAGAGAGGAAAACAGTAACAGATAAAAGCTCCATATGAATGCAGGAAAATTTCTAGAAGGCACTGCACACCCTTGTTTGCCTTGGTGTGTGTGGCAGGGGGGATCTATCAGTTGCCTCTTAGTGAAGTGTGATAGGTCCAAGATGTAGCAATGAAATTTCAAACTAGATTCAGAGTGGCCTGGTAACATTCAAGGTCTCAGAATCTTTAAGATGAACAGGTCCATACCACCACTAAGTAATGAAAAGAACAGCCATGCAGAACCAACTCCTCAACTACATTAGGCAACGAAGATTTTAAGCCTCTGGGTTTATATGATAGGTATgatgtaaggttttttttttaagtaattaatgaaaatacaaaacGGCCAGCTTGGAAGGAATCAAACTTTTTCATAGCTGCATGCTCTTTGAGAAGCAGCATAAAAGCTCAAGCCCCACCAAACAGGTTGCAGTATACAAGAGGCATGCATCttgcatacaatatatatatccCGTCATTACAttacaattgataatttaaaatagtaataaaaggCAAGAAAGAGATATAGTTATAGGTGTTCACATATATGTAGAAACAAGGAAACtaaaaatacacacaaaaaaaaaatggcaaaaggAAGCTAGAGAGGCAGTTAAGAGGGGTTTGATTTAAGAATTCCGAAGAACTATATTGCAAGTTGGGGACAAAGGTTGGAGAGAAGCCTATTTATAAACTTGCTAAAATATGGAAATGAAAACTGGAGAGTTGATTGTGACTAGTGTATCAAATATAAGggtcaaataaatttttagtaaagGAAAATCTTAGCAAGTTTATATACTGTTAAACTATGGAAATGCAGCAACTTCTATTCACACTATCAATTGAAAAGGATTCATGGAGCTGACCTCAATTAAATTGGGATTAACGACATAGTTGAGGTGAGTTGAATAAAACCTAAGAAATAATCAAACTGAACAGGATGTATGTTACACCATAAAACAGGTGTAGCCCTGCTCTAAGTCAGAACATAGATAGAAAGCCTAACCTTCACATTTGTAGGAATGTCATAATTGATAACCATATCAACAGATGCAATGTCAAGTCCTCTACTTGCCACATCAGTGCCAATAAGAATATTGCACTCTCCTGCCTTGAACTGATTTAAGGCTCCAAGTCTCTTTGACTGAATAGAATAGTCACAAAATATTATGGCAACTTAGAAAGGgagaataaattaaagaaagaaagaaaggggtAACCAACATGCTTAAAAATATACAGagaaatcatttttttacttcaGTTAAATTAATAGATATTACCTGGGACATTTTACCACTAATTGGAATGGCTCTGTGACCAAGATGTCGAAGCATCAAAGCAAGAAAGCGAGTTGCATCACAGGTACGAGTGAAAACCATTGATGTACATCCAGACATCTCATTCAAAATATATACAAGGTAGCATTCCTGTAAAACAACAATTATGAATATATGTACCAGGAACATACCAATCACCAACATCATGCAACAGCAGAAACTCCATAAAAGAAACTAAAATACATGTAATTTGATGAATACACCTTCAAAACGGATGCCATAATCACACTTTCCAATTTGTTAGTGTGATACATCTCACTCTAAAATGATTGTCACTTGCACTGAGAGTTGCAACCCTTTTTCTGGAACCACTAGAAACATGCTTCACATCTCATCACatcttacacacacacacacacacacacatgcgaTCCTTCAAAATGCATGCCATAATCACACTTTCTAAACATGCTTCAcatcttatatataaataaagtcGCACCCAATGCACAAATCTCCCACTTCTATACAAGTTTAAGGTGAAGAgggataaataaataaactcaacTTGTTACAATAGTCAGTGCATTCATATTGTTTCGATCCACAAAAAGACACAAATTTGTCACACATCCATAACCGTTTCTACTAAACCCATGGTTCATTTTAATGGAGGGATCAAGAGCTACAAAACTGAACTCTAGTAAACTAAGGTTTCACTATATGCTAGAAGCCATTGTGGAAATTAATTAGTGGCTAAATCCTAAATACAACTTATTTATGTCAATCCTAGAATTTTGGTATATCCAGAACCAATAAATTTCCTGAAATGAGGTTGTCCACAATATTCAAAGAAGCAACTTGccaaaaagattttattaacAAGGTTTATTTAAAGAACTTTTTATTGTACAAACAAAAGCTATCTATATCATCTCTTTAGTTGGCTAAAACCTCAAACTTTGGCATTGCCTTTTAGGAGAGCATAAACTCCAGGTATACCTCTCATAAAAAGCATTAGGTGAAAGAAATGTCATTTTCCTTATGATCTCATACATGGCTTCAGAGGACAAAAGACAGAACTAAGTCTTGTACATTTTTGATGAACGTTTCTCACTGTCTTTCTTCAACAGACTCAAGAACACAAGAATGCTTGGTAAATGTAAACAAAACAATCCCCTgatattaaattcaaacatttgtCTTGTTGGCCCTAATCACCAGCCATAATACCTGGCATACATATCCAGTCTTTAGTAAAAACATCTTCAAAAAAGCTCAACTCTTAAAGAAAAGGAGAGACCTTGTATTTAGCAGGTACAAAGCAATACTGCTGCTTTAGCGTGTCAACAGTTGAGTATTTTGATGCTGCTTCAATCTGAAATCATCCAAAAACTAACCATCATTACAAGTCATGACAAGAACTGTGAACAAAtgatacaagtataagaaatacGATCATTACCTTCACAGGATTTCTTAAACAAGCCCTTTGGAGCTTCTTAACCTGAAACATCATGAATAAATGAAACATTATATGGAAAACTAAAAGAACATATACCTTTTCCATATAGGAACCACCTGTGCAGTGTGCATCTCCAACATAAATTGTCTAAGCATCACAAAGACAATACTTGCTCATAATATCATGATTTGATATGGTTGCTAAAAGGTTCTGCTGACGTGTATATagcattaataatttttatagcATGTGCTGTAAGCCTAGGCACcgcatataataatatttataaaatgtgCTCTGTAAGGCACCAAATATCTTCTCTTCTGGTGCAAAGTGTGTTCTACTAGTGATCTAAAACCCTCTTGAACTATCATACCCTGATGTGCATGAAATGTCAAAAACTGTTTCCTTAGAATTCcacttcattcattttcatggAAACATTAGTTCCAAATGAGTTTCtctaaaaatttcagaaaggggtcatatcaaaaaaaaaaaaacagaaagggATCTCATATTTCAGGAAGCAGAATAACCAGGATTCACTATAAATTATAGAACATACATAGCTACCACTCAcagtaagaagaagaagaagaagaagaagaaaaaggtccCTGATTACAGATATACCTTTCAAGTACAGCCGGATATTTAAATACATACCTTACTGGTCATAGTGGCAGAAAATAGATATGTTCTCCGTTCACGAGggataaatttcaaaatttcatcaattgatTTCTCGAACTCCTCATTCAACAACCTGTCAGCCTCATCTAGAACCTGCTCAAAGTGTAACCCAATCATGCAACTTATAACAAATGAATTTACAGACTAGACAACATCAAGGTGGATCTAACAGTTGTTTTCAATCATTTCTAGCTAGATCAAAGATATAGACATCCATGTGCTTAGGATAAGTCACTGCCAGCCCCACTACCAGTCTGGCAGAGTAGCAAACTTCAACATGTTTTGAGGTAGAGATGGACACTAAATGAGAAATAAGATGCAATAAAGGAGATTCCATGGTGAagaacattattaaaaaaaggatgtaataaataaatgaaatgaagTATGCACCAGATACCAGATCTAAATAAATTTGCATACCATTACCAAAAACCTCTCAACTGCACcgcatatatataaaaaaagtaacataacaaattttattataaaacaaaaccaATCAAGTACACTGGAAATGTAATATAGTAGCAAAACCTTAAGAGCCCAAACTGCACTGCATATATTTACTGTGTACATAGAGTATTGTCTTTCACAggcaaaaaaatataattttggataaattatatatatatacacaacatAAATCTCTGACcattagtttctcaaaaaaaaaaaaaaaaaatctctgaCCATTATATTGCAGCCTACTAAGTGTCAATTACCATTTTCTTGCAGCATGTCTAATGCCAAACTATAAGTCATACACACTGacaaagatcaaaagaaattaaaaacatgtgCAATAATCAATTTCTAATCCTCCCATATACCACTCAAAGTATCAATGACAACAAAACACTTAACATATACTGATTCCCATGGGTgttcaaaaataatgaaaaatatatatatatatatatatatatattgattttcattattttttattttttaatattttttgtgaaCATGGGTGTTCATAAATCTTTGAGCACCTAACTATTTCCTCGAATTATAGCCCCCACACAACCAGGCAAACACAAGGAGGAATCCCTTGTGGGTGGCCCTAAGATGCTATTTAGGAGTTTCGAATCCAGGACCTCATGAGGCTATGGAAATCACTAGACCAACCCCTTGGGGTCACTATGTATTTACATTAGTATTGCCTTAGATTGACtaaaaagatttaaatgaaATCCTATTaagactaaattttttctaGCAAAAGTAACACAAGAAGTTGATTCATTTCAAGCTCTTGGCACTATAGTATGAGAAATTTCGCTGATACTTTGTTTTTTCCATATTCATGTCAAAGATTCTAATTTAACTTACAAtttcaaataaagaaattgaTTCATTCACCTCACAACAAATTGGATCCACATTCCTAGAGCTTCCTACAACATATCaagacttttttttgttttacaacaAGTTCCTACAATGTATTAAGAgtttaaaactatatatataaggctGAAAGGGCACCCATCAATGTACACAGGAAGTGCACAACGATACACCAATATTAAGACTACATAtattatcttaataaaatatatttacttatcaccaaaaaataaaataaaaaaacatatgtaacctacatgttttttttttttttgataggtaatcagaaaactattattaatgagaaaaaaaaaaaaaaaaggaaaagtacaagttgttcatgatgatgaacaacaagaaaTAATAGAACAAATAGCACAGCAAAACGAGTAATCAGGAAACTAAGCTAAGGGAAGACATaaactcagagagagaagaacaatTAGTAAAACCCCAACAACGAGACCACTCCAAAAGA is a genomic window of Quercus lobata isolate SW786 chromosome 2, ValleyOak3.0 Primary Assembly, whole genome shotgun sequence containing:
- the LOC115975433 gene encoding DEAD-box ATP-dependent RNA helicase 10-like; protein product: MEGDREEGKSFKDLGLCEQLLEACDRMNWKYPSKIQAEAIPHALEGKDLIGLALTGSGKTGAFALPILQSLLDSPQPFFACVLSPTRELAIQIAEQFEALGAGIGVKCAVLVGGVDMVQQSINLAKRPHIIVGTPGRLVDHLSNTKGFSLRTLKYLVLDEADRLLNEEFEKSIDEILKFIPRERRTYLFSATMTSKVKKLQRACLRNPVKIEAASKYSTVDTLKQQYCFVPAKYKECYLVYILNEMSGCTSMVFTRTCDATRFLALMLRHLGHRAIPISGKMSQSKRLGALNQFKAGECNILIGTDVASRGLDIASVDMVINYDIPTNVKDYKHRVGRTARAGRSGVAISLVNQYEVEWFVQIEKFVGKKFPEFPSQEEEVLLLMESVKEAKRVSLAKIKELGGKNGKKRGGDDDDEDMDKDTDKYMTHRNVKSSKKMKK